In Calditrichota bacterium, a genomic segment contains:
- a CDS encoding Gx transporter family protein, whose product MLSLNSAASATQNARFTKIALFIGVGLILFVFEALIPRPLPWMKLGFAHVATLLALYLLDSRAAIIVVVGRIFLGSILLGSFFNPTFILSFAGGLGATLVMICAKNKFSGTFSIFGVSILGAVTHNLTQLIVANWLIINKKEVFYLIPVMTLTAIVTGMIVAFVSRLLINRFDNFPALNSSHDAK is encoded by the coding sequence ATGTTATCACTCAATAGCGCCGCTTCCGCAACACAGAATGCACGATTCACAAAAATTGCCCTGTTTATCGGCGTGGGACTCATTTTGTTCGTTTTCGAAGCGCTCATCCCGCGTCCGCTGCCCTGGATGAAATTAGGGTTTGCCCACGTCGCCACGCTGCTTGCGCTTTATTTGCTGGATTCCAGAGCAGCGATCATCGTTGTGGTTGGCAGAATATTTTTAGGCTCAATTTTGCTCGGGTCTTTTTTCAATCCCACTTTTATCTTGAGTTTCGCCGGTGGTTTAGGGGCAACCTTGGTGATGATTTGTGCCAAAAATAAATTTAGCGGGACATTCAGCATTTTCGGCGTGAGCATTTTGGGCGCGGTCACCCATAATCTGACGCAACTCATCGTCGCCAATTGGCTCATCATCAACAAAAAAGAGGTTTTCTATCTCATTCCAGTGATGACGCTGACGGCCATCGTCACCGGTATGATTGTGGCATTTGTCAGCCGGCTTTTAATCAATCGCTTTGACAACTTTCCTGCCCTAAATTCTTCCCATGACGCAAAATAG
- a CDS encoding NusG domain II-containing protein — MKKLKNKSHWLHIWQELTTGDKILVIFLVFASLASMALLRAGQETGSAVEIKIKNAPYATLPLNQDTTFTVTGAIGETQIAIAGSRVRVLKSDCRQKICVKTGWVSRSGELIVCVPNQVVISVIGKKKEDYLNVITQ; from the coding sequence ATGAAAAAACTGAAAAATAAAAGCCACTGGTTGCATATCTGGCAGGAACTGACAACAGGCGATAAAATTCTGGTTATTTTCCTCGTTTTTGCTTCGCTCGCCAGCATGGCATTGTTGCGCGCAGGACAGGAAACGGGTTCCGCTGTCGAAATCAAAATAAAAAACGCGCCGTACGCCACTTTGCCGCTGAACCAAGACACCACCTTCACAGTGACCGGCGCCATCGGCGAGACGCAAATTGCCATCGCCGGTAGTCGCGTTCGCGTGCTGAAATCTGACTGCCGGCAAAAAATCTGCGTCAAAACCGGCTGGGTCAGCCGCAGCGGCGAACTTATCGTATGCGTCCCCAATCAGGTCGTCATTTCCGTCATTGGCAAAAAAAAGGAAGATTATCTGAATGTTATCACTCAATAG
- a CDS encoding cation:proton antiporter, with protein MDSRIEEIFLALTLFLLFAKLFGELMLRLKQPALLGELLAGIIFGPYLLGKLFFETSLFSGETFNSFYEIGAAFFFFVIGYSEIDILQLKRIARDSIIASIPNVLLSFIVGFIIGVFWGYSTLASLFIGLALSLTAIGVSARTLMDLGRLHTDYGMLILGEAIIDALRSLLMLSFLILFIQPETAFSFGTALVLIGKFIAFFVGALLFYLLLLDPIARLLRQFLIDEAKFGIMMAIVLFFSFAAQKLGLHMIIGSFVAGIILALEAEFKTKDIEYKIYGFSYGFFIPLFFAILGARVNFGALVEGGLLAVVIIVAAIGVKFIGGYLGGLLIGFSSRKSWVVGSGLVPRTGVELVVVAVALDAGLIDNKMFASIVAMVAITVFVTPFLLKFYIDRYEKFSAKAEKKK; from the coding sequence ATGGACTCACGCATCGAAGAAATTTTTTTAGCGTTGACATTATTTTTGCTTTTTGCCAAATTATTCGGAGAACTCATGCTCCGGCTCAAACAACCCGCGCTTTTGGGCGAGCTTTTGGCGGGAATAATTTTTGGTCCCTATTTGTTGGGAAAATTATTTTTTGAAACATCTCTATTTTCCGGCGAAACTTTCAACTCCTTTTACGAAATCGGCGCCGCCTTTTTCTTTTTCGTCATCGGCTACAGCGAAATCGACATTCTTCAACTTAAACGAATCGCTCGCGATTCCATTATCGCTTCCATTCCCAATGTTCTCCTTTCCTTTATAGTCGGCTTTATCATTGGAGTTTTCTGGGGATATTCAACGTTAGCCAGCTTGTTCATCGGATTAGCTCTGTCGCTCACCGCCATCGGCGTCAGCGCGCGCACGCTGATGGATTTGGGGCGACTTCACACCGACTACGGCATGCTCATTCTGGGCGAGGCAATTATCGACGCCTTACGCAGCTTACTCATGCTGTCTTTTCTGATTTTATTCATTCAGCCGGAAACGGCGTTCTCTTTCGGGACTGCACTCGTGCTTATTGGAAAATTTATCGCTTTTTTCGTCGGCGCCCTGCTTTTCTACCTGCTGCTATTGGATCCAATAGCTCGACTACTGAGACAATTTCTCATTGACGAGGCAAAATTTGGCATTATGATGGCGATTGTGCTCTTTTTCTCTTTTGCGGCGCAAAAATTAGGCTTGCACATGATCATCGGCTCCTTTGTTGCCGGCATTATTTTAGCGTTGGAAGCCGAATTTAAAACGAAAGACATTGAATACAAAATCTACGGCTTCTCGTACGGTTTTTTCATTCCCCTATTTTTTGCCATTTTGGGCGCCCGCGTCAATTTCGGCGCTCTCGTCGAAGGCGGGTTGCTGGCTGTTGTCATCATCGTCGCGGCAATCGGCGTGAAATTCATCGGCGGCTACCTCGGCGGTCTGCTCATCGGATTTTCTTCACGGAAGTCCTGGGTCGTCGGCAGCGGATTGGTGCCGCGTACCGGCGTGGAGTTAGTGGTCGTCGCCGTTGCGCTGGACGCAGGATTGATCGACAACAAAATGTTTGCCTCCATCGTGGCAATGGTAGCGATTACCGTTTTTGTCACGCCTTTTCTTTTGAAATTTTACATCGACCGATACGAAAAATTTTCAGCAAAAGCGGAGAAAAAGAAATGA
- a CDS encoding hydrolase, with the protein MKRHPTILKKEKTGLLIIDIQEKISAVMKYQDSVIENTVKLVKGFQVLQLPIFITEQYRKGLGPTAAPILEALQPEKIEEKLTFSCCTLPNFGDQLKNRGVEQVVICGIEAHVCVAQTALDLLANDFQVYLAADAVSSRKKIDHKMALERLRQQGAIVTTAEAVLFELLVESRTPEFKEISKIVK; encoded by the coding sequence ATGAAACGCCATCCAACTATTCTCAAAAAAGAAAAAACCGGGCTGTTAATCATTGATATTCAGGAAAAAATTAGTGCGGTGATGAAATACCAGGATTCGGTGATTGAAAATACCGTGAAATTAGTCAAAGGATTTCAGGTTTTGCAATTGCCAATTTTCATTACGGAACAATATCGCAAAGGTTTGGGACCTACCGCAGCGCCGATCTTGGAAGCGTTGCAGCCCGAAAAAATTGAGGAAAAATTGACTTTTAGCTGCTGCACCCTGCCGAACTTTGGAGATCAATTAAAAAATCGCGGTGTCGAGCAAGTGGTAATTTGCGGCATTGAAGCCCACGTGTGCGTGGCGCAAACAGCGCTGGATCTGCTCGCCAATGACTTCCAGGTTTATTTGGCTGCCGATGCTGTTTCTTCGCGCAAAAAGATTGACCACAAAATGGCACTTGAGCGACTGCGCCAGCAGGGAGCCATCGTCACCACCGCCGAAGCTGTTTTATTCGAGCTGCTTGTGGAATCCCGAACGCCGGAATTTAAAGAAATTTCAAAAATTGTGAAATAA
- a CDS encoding ATP-dependent Clp protease ATP-binding subunit has product MKKNFSSRVQVVIQLSREEALRLGHDYIGTEHLLLGLLKEGEGMAIDILTNLAVDLDELKKAVEDAIRTTGDTATIGDIPLTKRAEKILKMAYMEADSFKSEVAGTEHLLLALVKEQEGVAAQVLLSFDINYDLIRQEVENIMQGTPTVKEPGTRRSKTPALDHFGVDLTDLAQKGELDPIIGRDDEIRRVAQILSRRKKNNPVLIGEPGVGKTAIVEGLALRIISKQVPRVLHDKRVITLDLGAIVAGTKYRGQFEERMKAIMNELVRVKDVILFIDELHTIVGAGGASGSLDASNMFKPALSRGEIQCIGATTLDEYRMYIEKDGALERRFQKIMVDPPSLGETLGILNGLKDRYEAHHKVQYEDAAIEAAVKLSDRYITDKYMPDKAIDVLDETGAMVHLANIIVPDEIVELEERVKHIREQKDMVIRAQEFEKAAIFRDRERKLLRQLELAKRRWQENDSQQISIVREQDVAEVVSMMTGIPVRKLAQSESEKLLKMEQELKKRIIGQDEAISKLSKAIQRTRAGLKDPDKPIGSFIFLGPSGVGKTQLTKELATYLFEDEEALIRIDMSEYMEKFSVSRLIGAPPGYVGYEEGGQLTEKVRRHPYSVVLFDEIEKAHPDVFNILLQILDEGHVTDGLGRRVDFKNTILILTSNIGARQIIQGGDIGFSKHSEENDYDAMKNRIVSEMKRLFNPEFLNRLDEVVVFRQLAIGDVVKIVDLVLEDMLKKVEDREIKITLTKSAKEFVAEKGFDASFGARPLKRTIQKFVEDPIAEEILKGNFTDGSQIQVTKKGDHLTFSSKQKKNTEEIGSEKDTPPGK; this is encoded by the coding sequence ATGAAAAAGAATTTTTCCAGTCGTGTTCAAGTTGTGATACAATTATCAAGAGAAGAAGCGCTGCGCCTGGGGCATGACTATATTGGGACAGAGCATTTGCTATTAGGATTGCTCAAAGAAGGCGAGGGGATGGCAATTGATATTTTAACCAATCTGGCGGTCGATCTGGACGAATTGAAAAAGGCCGTGGAAGACGCCATTCGCACCACTGGCGACACTGCCACGATCGGAGACATTCCGTTGACCAAGCGAGCGGAAAAAATATTGAAAATGGCGTACATGGAAGCCGACAGTTTTAAATCAGAAGTCGCTGGCACCGAGCATCTTTTACTTGCTCTGGTGAAAGAGCAGGAAGGCGTAGCGGCTCAAGTACTGTTGTCGTTTGACATTAATTATGATTTGATCAGGCAGGAAGTGGAAAATATTATGCAGGGGACGCCCACAGTCAAGGAGCCGGGAACTCGTCGCTCAAAAACGCCGGCGCTGGATCATTTTGGCGTGGATTTGACTGACCTGGCGCAAAAGGGAGAGTTGGATCCCATTATCGGCAGGGATGATGAAATTCGCCGCGTGGCGCAAATTTTGAGTCGGCGCAAGAAAAATAATCCCGTGCTCATCGGCGAGCCAGGCGTTGGCAAAACCGCTATCGTGGAAGGCCTGGCGCTGCGTATCATTTCGAAACAGGTGCCGCGCGTGCTGCATGACAAAAGAGTGATCACACTGGACCTGGGCGCAATTGTCGCCGGAACCAAATACCGCGGCCAATTCGAAGAACGCATGAAAGCAATTATGAACGAACTGGTTCGCGTGAAGGACGTGATTTTGTTCATTGACGAGTTGCACACGATCGTGGGCGCCGGCGGAGCTTCAGGTTCGCTGGATGCGTCGAATATGTTCAAACCGGCGCTTTCGCGCGGGGAAATTCAATGTATCGGCGCGACGACGCTGGATGAGTACCGGATGTACATTGAAAAAGACGGCGCGTTGGAAAGACGATTTCAGAAAATTATGGTGGATCCGCCTTCTTTGGGTGAGACGTTAGGAATTTTGAACGGCTTAAAAGATAGGTACGAAGCGCACCATAAAGTACAATATGAAGATGCCGCCATCGAAGCGGCAGTCAAATTGTCGGATCGTTACATTACGGATAAATACATGCCGGACAAGGCCATTGACGTTTTGGATGAAACCGGCGCCATGGTGCATCTGGCAAATATTATTGTGCCTGACGAGATTGTGGAATTAGAAGAGAGAGTCAAGCACATTCGCGAGCAAAAGGATATGGTCATTCGCGCTCAGGAGTTTGAAAAGGCGGCTATTTTTAGAGATCGCGAGCGAAAATTGTTGCGGCAATTGGAACTGGCAAAACGGCGCTGGCAGGAAAATGACTCGCAACAAATTTCTATTGTCAGGGAGCAGGATGTGGCAGAGGTCGTTTCGATGATGACCGGGATTCCCGTGAGAAAACTGGCTCAGTCGGAATCCGAAAAGCTACTCAAAATGGAGCAGGAACTCAAAAAACGAATTATTGGACAGGACGAAGCGATTTCAAAATTGTCCAAAGCGATTCAGCGAACGCGCGCCGGATTAAAAGACCCTGACAAACCCATCGGTTCGTTTATTTTTCTGGGTCCCAGCGGCGTTGGGAAAACACAACTCACCAAGGAATTGGCGACCTATTTGTTCGAAGACGAGGAAGCGCTGATTCGAATCGACATGTCGGAATATATGGAGAAATTTTCCGTATCCCGTTTGATCGGCGCGCCTCCGGGATACGTGGGTTACGAAGAAGGCGGACAATTAACGGAAAAAGTGCGTCGCCATCCTTATTCGGTAGTATTATTTGATGAAATCGAAAAAGCGCATCCCGATGTGTTCAATATTTTGCTGCAAATTTTGGACGAAGGCCATGTGACCGACGGTCTGGGACGACGGGTTGATTTTAAAAATACAATTTTAATTTTGACGTCAAATATTGGCGCACGCCAGATTATTCAGGGCGGCGATATTGGTTTTTCCAAACACAGCGAGGAAAATGATTATGATGCCATGAAAAATCGCATCGTCAGTGAAATGAAACGGTTATTCAATCCTGAATTCCTCAATCGGTTGGATGAAGTCGTTGTGTTCCGACAGTTGGCCATCGGCGATGTGGTAAAAATTGTCGATCTGGTGCTCGAAGATATGTTGAAGAAAGTGGAAGATCGGGAGATAAAAATTACCCTGACGAAATCGGCGAAAGAATTTGTCGCTGAAAAAGGTTTTGACGCAAGTTTTGGTGCCAGACCGCTCAAGCGAACAATTCAAAAATTCGTAGAAGATCCCATCGCTGAGGAAATTTTGAAGGGCAATTTTACCGACGGCAGCCAAATTCAAGTGACTAAAAAAGGCGACCATTTAACTTTTAGCAGCAAGCAGAAAAAGAATACCGAAGAGATCGGATCGGAGAAGGATACTCCCCCAGGTAAATAG
- a CDS encoding T9SS type A sorting domain-containing protein, which produces MNAQSERKFGLKIPQEVAAYWNEREPQVRSFLPNTFPLTVDWSSQDSQVKNQSSCGSCWAFVAVALVENLSGQQDLSEQELVSCAVGDCGGGWYGDALKYVHDTGLPPESCYPYQASNGSCANSCDNPDFLIQLTNYDYYGHWGVPTANTVNDLKSLLQTGPVCVSMLVPADGTFDNYSGGVYDYEGGAIPSDRGHAVLVVGYDDNESCFKAKNSWGSSWGENGYFFIAYDDVTDDVQFGGYACTASGAYVSDPTAVELATFDFQVNKNEVRLSWSTVSETENYGFDVERSKDGAFVKIGFVKGFGTTSEPQFYQFSDNNLPVGNYQYRLRQIDFDGRANFSPAINVKISAPRDFRLTQNYPNPFNQETVLYFEVPHSEKATLDVYNMLGQKVKTLFEGALSPGYFSARWNGTDDFSRTLPSGIYYYKLQSGDFHATRRMILVR; this is translated from the coding sequence ATGAACGCACAGAGTGAAAGAAAATTCGGACTGAAAATTCCGCAGGAAGTCGCCGCCTACTGGAATGAGCGAGAGCCGCAAGTGCGTTCATTTTTGCCAAATACATTTCCTTTGACAGTGGACTGGAGCAGTCAGGACAGCCAGGTGAAAAACCAGTCATCGTGCGGCTCGTGCTGGGCGTTTGTTGCGGTGGCGCTTGTGGAAAATTTGAGTGGACAGCAGGATCTTTCGGAACAAGAACTCGTTTCCTGCGCTGTCGGCGATTGCGGCGGAGGCTGGTACGGGGATGCCCTGAAATATGTTCATGATACAGGTCTACCTCCCGAAAGTTGTTACCCCTATCAGGCGTCAAACGGGAGCTGTGCTAATTCATGCGATAATCCCGATTTTCTGATCCAACTGACAAATTACGATTATTACGGCCACTGGGGAGTTCCCACGGCGAATACGGTGAACGATCTGAAATCTTTGCTGCAAACAGGCCCGGTTTGCGTGAGCATGCTGGTTCCGGCTGATGGGACTTTTGACAATTACAGCGGCGGAGTTTACGATTACGAAGGCGGAGCGATTCCTTCCGACAGAGGACACGCGGTTCTTGTTGTGGGGTATGACGACAATGAAAGTTGTTTTAAGGCCAAAAATAGTTGGGGTAGCTCCTGGGGAGAAAACGGGTACTTTTTTATCGCTTACGATGACGTTACTGACGATGTGCAGTTTGGCGGGTATGCCTGTACCGCTTCCGGCGCTTATGTCTCTGATCCCACTGCTGTGGAATTAGCGACTTTTGATTTTCAAGTGAATAAAAACGAAGTGCGGCTGTCCTGGTCCACGGTTTCCGAGACGGAAAATTACGGTTTTGACGTCGAACGCAGCAAAGATGGCGCATTTGTGAAAATCGGCTTTGTCAAAGGATTTGGCACGACGAGCGAGCCCCAATTTTATCAGTTTTCGGACAACAATTTGCCCGTGGGCAATTATCAGTACAGACTGCGCCAGATTGATTTTGACGGAAGAGCAAATTTCAGTCCGGCGATCAATGTCAAAATCAGCGCGCCGAGAGATTTTCGGCTGACCCAGAATTACCCGAATCCGTTCAATCAGGAAACGGTTCTCTATTTTGAAGTTCCCCATTCAGAAAAAGCGACGCTGGATGTGTACAATATGCTCGGGCAAAAAGTAAAAACGCTGTTTGAAGGCGCGCTTTCGCCGGGATATTTTTCCGCCCGCTGGAACGGGACAGATGATTTCAGCAGAACTCTGCCGAGCGGCATTTATTATTACAAATTACAGAGCGGGGATTTTCACGCCACGCGACGTATGATTCTGGTAAGATAA
- a CDS encoding ABC transporter ATP-binding protein, translating to MNKQKTILITESLFKDYYLNSAVVKVLKGIDVEIYNGEIVAITGPSGVGKSTLLHILGVLDRPTKGRVYIENEDVFQYNDKKLAEYRNQMVGFVFQFHHLLPEFSAMENVMLPGMIAGTSKEKLQERAFHLLTEVGLGDRLDHRPNELSGGEQQRVAVARALVNSPRLLLADEPSGNLDLQSAQALHELFWQLNREKNQTMVIVTHNLDLARQADRIIELYDGQIRQIHKQSRDRDDLLIV from the coding sequence ATGAATAAGCAAAAGACGATTTTGATTACAGAAAGTCTTTTCAAAGACTATTATTTGAACAGCGCCGTGGTCAAAGTGCTGAAGGGTATTGATGTTGAAATTTATAACGGAGAAATCGTTGCTATTACAGGTCCCTCCGGCGTTGGCAAGAGCACTCTACTCCACATTTTGGGCGTTTTGGATCGACCGACAAAAGGCAGAGTGTACATTGAAAATGAAGATGTGTTTCAATACAACGACAAAAAATTAGCGGAATACAGGAATCAAATGGTGGGGTTTGTGTTTCAGTTTCACCATTTGCTGCCGGAGTTTTCCGCCATGGAAAATGTGATGTTGCCGGGCATGATCGCTGGTACGTCCAAAGAAAAATTGCAGGAACGCGCTTTTCATTTATTGACGGAAGTGGGACTCGGAGATCGGTTGGATCACAGGCCGAATGAATTGTCCGGCGGAGAGCAGCAGCGTGTTGCCGTGGCCCGCGCTCTGGTTAATTCGCCGCGGCTGCTGCTTGCTGACGAGCCATCGGGAAATCTGGATTTGCAATCCGCTCAGGCATTGCATGAGTTGTTCTGGCAATTGAACAGAGAAAAAAATCAAACAATGGTGATTGTCACCCATAATTTGGATTTGGCGAGACAAGCGGATCGGATCATTGAATTGTACGATGGACAGATTCGGCAAATTCACAAGCAGTCCAGAGATCGAGATGACTTGTTAATCGTGTGA
- a CDS encoding phosphodiester glycosidase family protein — protein MGKIFFVIIILFILYWKFPQSFRSVVHFIADLSIFQDTTTGEISWQKLGTGIEIAEAKTKSELSHLTISVFMIRIDPARFSVRVHLDRNLTTAAAAARATNAIGTINGSFFDPQGRPLGLIIQRGRVIQSMPKSGMRYSGVFFMLGNKPYIVHRSQFQNIGIDEALQSMPRLISGYTPIPDIDDQKIKRRSGIAIDRRNRIIFAVTDTHLSGLTLRDFQKFLSNPNLRIKSALNLDGGRSSQLFFNYGNYEKSISGLSAAPVFVSFFQNK, from the coding sequence TTGGGGAAAATTTTTTTTGTAATAATTATCCTTTTCATTCTTTATTGGAAATTTCCCCAGAGCTTTCGCAGCGTCGTGCATTTCATCGCTGATCTGTCAATTTTTCAGGACACGACAACCGGAGAAATTAGCTGGCAGAAATTAGGGACAGGCATTGAAATCGCAGAGGCAAAAACGAAGAGCGAATTGAGTCACCTGACAATTTCCGTGTTCATGATTCGCATCGATCCGGCGAGATTTTCCGTCAGAGTCCATCTGGACAGAAATTTGACAACTGCGGCAGCGGCAGCCCGAGCCACTAACGCTATCGGGACAATCAACGGCAGTTTTTTCGATCCGCAGGGAAGGCCGCTGGGTCTCATCATCCAGCGAGGCCGCGTAATTCAATCCATGCCCAAAAGTGGCATGAGATACTCTGGCGTTTTTTTCATGCTGGGAAATAAGCCTTACATCGTTCATCGCTCGCAATTTCAGAATATTGGTATTGACGAAGCGCTCCAATCCATGCCGCGACTGATTTCCGGTTACACCCCTATTCCGGATATTGACGACCAAAAAATCAAGCGCCGTTCCGGCATTGCTATTGATCGCCGCAATCGGATTATTTTCGCCGTGACCGATACTCATCTGAGCGGATTGACGCTGCGAGATTTTCAGAAATTCTTATCAAATCCGAATCTGCGGATAAAATCTGCGCTCAATCTGGATGGCGGCAGGTCCTCGCAGCTCTTTTTCAATTACGGGAATTATGAAAAATCGATCAGCGGTCTGTCCGCGGCGCCCGTGTTTGTCAGTTTTTTCCAAAATAAATAA
- a CDS encoding CBS domain-containing protein: MLRFEDAQALGDLLVAEIIKTDVITVPPSTPMLEIVRIFRDHNFEGLPVVEDNELKGIAFRRELLNFYLVPSRDLEEANTRKLFQLVSLMDVNRPVSGFMETEPLTVTPNTKISRVAQMMLEYNLFTIPVVNRKRNFWHREKRFFVGIITLTDMMPLLYEAICCK; this comes from the coding sequence ATGTTAAGATTTGAAGACGCTCAGGCATTGGGAGATTTACTTGTCGCCGAAATTATTAAAACCGACGTGATTACTGTGCCGCCTTCTACTCCCATGTTAGAAATCGTTCGCATCTTTCGCGATCACAACTTCGAAGGATTACCCGTTGTGGAAGATAATGAATTGAAAGGCATAGCCTTCCGCCGCGAGTTGCTCAATTTTTATCTCGTTCCTTCGCGCGATCTTGAAGAAGCCAACACGCGAAAATTGTTCCAACTGGTTTCTCTGATGGACGTCAACAGACCCGTGAGCGGGTTCATGGAAACAGAGCCGCTCACAGTCACGCCGAACACAAAAATTTCCCGCGTCGCGCAAATGATGCTGGAATACAATCTGTTCACAATTCCCGTGGTGAATCGAAAACGGAACTTCTGGCACCGGGAAAAACGATTTTTTGTGGGGATAATTACTTTAACTGACATGATGCCGCTACTTTACGAAGCGATTTGCTGCAAATAA
- a CDS encoding alanine--glyoxylate aminotransferase family protein produces the protein MKTYLIPLVPGPTSVPAEVLTAYQTNYGSSDLEPEFYELYQDTQRKFQKIMGTKNTIVMMNGEAMLALWAALKSALIPGDKVVSIANGVFGHGIADMARSRGCEVEVVAAEYNAAIDLEQVENAIKNFRPKIVTMVHCETPSGIINPVKEVGKLVKKYSVPLFYVDAVSSVGGAEVKVDDWGIDLCLVGSQKCLGTPPEVGILSVSKRSWKIIDYIDYKGYDSLVPWKNAVQNQWFPYTLSWHSIAAVNRTCQLILDEGLENVILRHEEIARYCRQRITEMGLSLFPEDESICSPTVTAVKVPENLTWNYLNKRLRARGMAVGGSLGKLANRVFRIGHMGYQADMDIVEHGMDILEYIMLSSRV, from the coding sequence ATGAAAACATATCTCATTCCATTAGTGCCAGGTCCCACGAGCGTCCCGGCAGAAGTATTGACAGCGTATCAGACAAACTACGGTTCGTCTGATCTGGAACCGGAATTTTATGAATTGTATCAGGATACGCAGCGCAAATTTCAAAAAATAATGGGTACAAAAAACACGATCGTGATGATGAACGGCGAAGCCATGTTGGCGCTGTGGGCGGCGCTGAAATCGGCGCTCATTCCCGGCGACAAAGTCGTGTCTATTGCCAATGGCGTTTTCGGCCACGGCATCGCTGACATGGCGCGTTCCCGCGGCTGCGAGGTGGAAGTCGTCGCTGCCGAGTACAACGCCGCCATCGATCTGGAACAGGTGGAAAATGCAATCAAAAATTTTCGACCAAAAATTGTGACAATGGTCCACTGCGAGACGCCCTCCGGCATCATCAATCCGGTCAAAGAAGTGGGAAAACTGGTGAAAAAATACAGCGTCCCGCTTTTTTACGTGGATGCGGTTTCCAGTGTTGGCGGCGCTGAAGTAAAAGTGGACGACTGGGGCATCGATCTATGCCTGGTGGGTTCGCAAAAATGTCTCGGCACACCGCCTGAAGTGGGAATACTCTCAGTGAGTAAAAGAAGCTGGAAAATCATTGATTACATCGATTACAAGGGCTACGATTCACTGGTGCCGTGGAAAAATGCGGTTCAAAATCAGTGGTTTCCCTACACGCTGTCCTGGCATTCCATCGCTGCCGTGAATCGCACCTGTCAATTAATTTTAGACGAAGGCCTGGAAAATGTAATTCTGCGCCACGAAGAAATCGCCCGTTATTGCCGGCAGCGCATCACTGAGATGGGGCTGTCCCTTTTCCCCGAAGACGAATCGATTTGTTCACCCACCGTTACCGCAGTGAAAGTCCCGGAAAACTTGACCTGGAATTATTTGAACAAAAGACTGCGGGCGCGCGGCATGGCTGTCGGCGGTTCTTTGGGAAAATTGGCGAATCGCGTTTTTCGCATCGGACACATGGGCTATCAGGCAGACATGGACATTGTCGAGCATGGCATGGACATTCTGGAATACATCATGTTGTCGAGCCGCGTGTAA